From Draconibacterium halophilum, one genomic window encodes:
- a CDS encoding response regulator transcription factor, translating into MSENQFKVLLVDDELDILEFLSYNLEKEGYQVYTARNGAEAIKVAEKQEPHLIILDVMMPEMDGIAACEELRKIPALSSTVIAFLTARGEDYSQIAGFEAGADDYITKPVRPKVLVSRVKALLKRTGEATQPVEVVDSNTITIGDLLIDKERYLIRIADNEMILPRKEFELLSLLVSKPGKVFTREEIYHSVWGENVVVGDRTIDVHIRKLREKIGNDHIKTLKGIGYKFVD; encoded by the coding sequence ATGAGTGAAAATCAATTTAAAGTTTTATTGGTTGATGACGAGTTGGACATCCTTGAGTTCCTGAGTTACAACCTTGAAAAAGAAGGCTATCAAGTATATACTGCCAGAAATGGAGCAGAAGCAATAAAGGTTGCTGAGAAACAGGAGCCACACCTCATTATATTAGACGTAATGATGCCGGAAATGGATGGCATAGCTGCATGTGAAGAACTTCGGAAAATTCCAGCACTAAGCAGCACTGTTATTGCCTTTTTAACTGCCCGTGGCGAAGACTACTCACAGATTGCAGGGTTCGAGGCAGGAGCTGATGACTACATCACCAAGCCTGTTCGCCCAAAAGTTTTGGTTAGCCGTGTAAAAGCCTTGTTAAAACGTACAGGCGAAGCAACCCAACCGGTTGAAGTAGTAGATAGCAACACCATTACAATTGGCGATTTACTTATTGATAAAGAACGCTATCTGATTCGTATTGCCGACAATGAAATGATATTGCCACGAAAAGAATTTGAACTGCTTTCGCTTTTGGTTTCAAAACCAGGCAAAGTGTTCACCCGCGAAGAAATTTACCATTCGGTTTGGGGCGAAAATGTAGTAGTTGGCGATAGAACCATCGATGTTCACATCAGAAAACTACGTGAAAAGATTGGCAACGACCACATTAAAACACTGAAAGGGATTGGTTATAAATTTGTTGACTAA
- a CDS encoding sensor histidine kinase: MRTYSSKFLAILVAIVLTLLALGISLLAHYFGENILIIGTSTVVFFVAAYFAILYIIKKYIIDRIRPLYNTIRDLPLSGKKMEERIDSNSLLLNVKYEVEEWAKSQLKEIERLKELEKYRKDFVGNVSHELKTPIFNIQGYVLTLLEGGLEDPKINKLYLKRTEKSIDRMVSIVEDLESITKLESGELKLNMTRFDIVKTVEEVIEMEHWQASESQITVQIINKPDRPVFVKADKKRILEVVTNLIVNGIKYSKQNGHVNISFHDLDDNIIVEVADNGIGIDKKDLRRVFERFFRVDKSRSREQGGTGLGLSIVKHIIEAHNQSINVRSVLDQGTTFNFTLEKQK; this comes from the coding sequence ATGAGAACATATTCTTCGAAATTTCTGGCCATTCTGGTTGCCATTGTTTTAACGCTGCTGGCATTGGGAATTTCATTACTGGCTCACTACTTTGGCGAAAATATTCTGATTATTGGCACTTCCACTGTAGTCTTTTTTGTAGCGGCCTACTTTGCTATTTTATACATCATAAAAAAATACATTATAGACCGTATAAGACCCCTGTACAACACCATTCGTGATCTGCCACTCAGCGGAAAAAAAATGGAGGAAAGAATAGACTCAAACAGTTTGCTATTAAATGTAAAATACGAGGTTGAAGAATGGGCAAAATCGCAATTAAAAGAAATTGAACGACTAAAAGAGCTGGAAAAATATCGGAAAGATTTTGTTGGAAACGTATCACACGAGCTGAAAACACCAATTTTTAATATACAAGGTTATGTTTTAACACTTTTGGAAGGCGGGCTTGAAGACCCGAAGATTAATAAACTATACCTGAAACGAACAGAAAAAAGTATTGACCGAATGGTATCAATCGTTGAAGACCTTGAATCGATCACTAAACTGGAGTCGGGAGAGTTAAAACTAAACATGACCCGTTTTGACATTGTAAAAACCGTTGAAGAAGTAATTGAAATGGAACACTGGCAAGCCTCGGAAAGCCAGATAACCGTGCAGATTATTAACAAACCCGATCGGCCGGTTTTTGTAAAAGCGGATAAAAAACGAATTCTGGAAGTGGTGACCAACCTCATTGTTAACGGCATAAAATACAGCAAACAAAATGGTCATGTCAACATTTCATTTCACGATTTGGATGACAATATTATTGTTGAAGTTGCCGATAACGGAATTGGGATCGACAAAAAAGATCTTCGCCGTGTTTTCGAACGTTTTTTCCGTGTAGACAAGTCGCGTTCGCGCGAGCAGGGCGGCACCGGGCTTGGTCTTTCCATCGTAAAGCACATTATTGAAGCTCATAATCAATCCATTAACGTACGCAGTGTTCTCGACCAGGGAACAACATTCAATTTTACACTTGAAAAGCAAAAATAG
- a CDS encoding inorganic phosphate transporter produces the protein MENFYLILVVVLFALAISDLIVGVSNDAVNFLNSAVGSKAAPKWVIFLMASLGVLIGATFSSGMMEVARKGIFHPDMFVFSEIMIIFLAVMITDVILLDMFNTFGMPTSTTVSIVFELLGAAVAVSIVKIKAAGGSVVMELSQYINSSKALAIITGILLSVFIAFTVGAIVQYLTRLLFTFKYRGPMKYFGSAFGGLAITVITYFIVIKGMKGSTFASIEVASGETVQEWLMHHTGLMLIYSFGFWIVFIQLLKWIFNIKILKVVVLAGTFALAMAFAGNDLVNFIGVPLAGYNSFQAWVAQGATNPDTFSMAMLAGKVGTPTFMLLIAGLVMIVTLIMSKKAKSVIATSLDLSRQKEGDERFGSSFAARVIVRGTTKFNNRLSKVLPAAVTQGVNSRFEPHSYVSEEDQNPPSFDKVRASVNLVVASILIAIGTSLKLPLSTTYVTFMVAMGTSLSDRAWDRESAVYRISGVFAVIGGWFLTALIAFSVSGLVALIIAVSGKFMIFVFVVIAIIMVIRTHTMMKKRDQQIAEEDEDIEEADAHEQILAKSSKQMIKAVKSSDQIITDGIDCFLEEDRNGLRKVQEASKKFSKKAKQNRDKVYSTVTKFTDGTLDTSHFYVQMMEHKREMAHAVHFMLQPMIKHVENNHKPFIEEQHTELKDVTKRIDKFFKSVLKDIEAKTFEDLDQIIEERDDILEQIYKMEKNQIKRIKNKMVNTRNSQLFFKLISEMEYLLLHTVNLVKAYRDFITNTLQKNN, from the coding sequence ATGGAAAACTTTTACCTGATTCTTGTAGTTGTACTTTTTGCTTTAGCTATTTCAGACCTGATTGTAGGAGTTAGTAACGATGCTGTAAATTTTCTTAACTCAGCAGTCGGATCGAAAGCAGCCCCAAAATGGGTGATCTTTTTAATGGCAAGTTTAGGAGTACTTATTGGAGCTACTTTTTCGAGTGGAATGATGGAAGTAGCACGAAAGGGAATATTTCATCCCGATATGTTTGTCTTTTCCGAAATCATGATCATTTTTCTGGCAGTAATGATAACCGACGTTATCCTGCTCGACATGTTTAACACCTTTGGGATGCCGACTTCAACTACAGTTTCGATTGTATTTGAATTGCTTGGAGCAGCCGTTGCTGTATCTATCGTGAAAATAAAAGCAGCGGGCGGATCTGTTGTAATGGAATTGTCGCAATACATTAACTCGAGTAAGGCACTTGCTATTATTACCGGAATATTGCTCTCGGTGTTTATTGCTTTTACGGTTGGTGCCATTGTACAGTATTTAACACGCTTGTTGTTCACCTTTAAATATCGTGGGCCAATGAAATATTTTGGTTCGGCTTTTGGTGGTTTGGCCATTACCGTTATCACCTATTTTATTGTAATTAAAGGAATGAAAGGCTCAACTTTTGCAAGTATTGAGGTGGCAAGTGGCGAAACAGTTCAGGAATGGTTAATGCACCATACCGGATTAATGTTGATATACAGCTTCGGATTCTGGATCGTTTTTATTCAGTTACTAAAATGGATTTTCAATATTAAGATATTAAAGGTTGTAGTACTGGCAGGAACATTTGCACTTGCAATGGCTTTTGCCGGGAACGACCTTGTAAACTTTATTGGCGTGCCGTTGGCTGGTTATAATTCGTTTCAGGCATGGGTTGCTCAAGGAGCTACCAACCCCGATACTTTTTCGATGGCCATGCTTGCCGGGAAAGTAGGAACACCAACATTTATGCTGTTGATTGCCGGATTGGTAATGATTGTTACGCTGATCATGTCGAAAAAGGCAAAGTCGGTAATTGCAACTTCACTCGACCTGTCGAGACAAAAAGAAGGAGATGAACGTTTTGGGTCGTCGTTTGCCGCCCGTGTAATTGTTCGCGGAACCACAAAATTTAACAACCGGCTGTCGAAAGTATTGCCGGCTGCTGTAACTCAGGGAGTAAACTCACGTTTTGAGCCACATAGCTATGTTAGTGAAGAAGACCAGAACCCACCCTCTTTTGATAAGGTTCGGGCATCGGTAAATTTGGTAGTTGCAAGTATTTTAATCGCCATTGGTACTTCGCTAAAATTACCATTATCTACCACATACGTAACATTTATGGTTGCTATGGGTACTTCGTTATCTGATCGTGCGTGGGATCGCGAAAGTGCAGTTTATCGTATTTCCGGTGTATTTGCAGTAATTGGTGGCTGGTTTTTAACTGCGCTCATTGCTTTTTCCGTTTCGGGTCTTGTGGCACTGATAATTGCAGTTAGTGGCAAATTCATGATTTTTGTATTTGTTGTAATCGCTATTATTATGGTTATCCGCACGCACACTATGATGAAAAAGCGCGATCAGCAAATTGCAGAAGAAGATGAAGATATTGAAGAAGCTGATGCACACGAACAGATACTGGCGAAAAGCTCGAAACAGATGATTAAAGCTGTTAAATCGAGTGACCAGATTATTACCGACGGTATTGATTGCTTTTTGGAGGAGGACAGAAACGGGTTGAGAAAAGTACAGGAGGCGAGTAAGAAGTTCTCGAAAAAGGCAAAACAAAACCGCGACAAGGTTTATTCAACGGTTACAAAATTTACTGATGGGACATTGGATACCAGTCATTTTTATGTGCAAATGATGGAGCATAAACGAGAAATGGCACACGCCGTGCACTTTATGCTGCAACCAATGATAAAACACGTTGAAAATAATCATAAGCCTTTTATTGAAGAGCAGCACACAGAGCTAAAAGATGTAACAAAAAGAATTGACAAGTTCTTTAAATCTGTATTGAAAGATATAGAAGCTAAGACTTTTGAAGATCTTGATCAGATAATAGAGGAGCGTGACGATATTCTGGAACAAATTTATAAGATGGAGAAAAACCAGATAAAACGTATTAAAAATAAGATGGTTAATACACGAAACTCTCAGCTGTTCTTCAAGTTGATTTCAGAGATGGAATATCTGTTATTGCACACCGTAAATCTGGTAAAAGCGTACCGTGATTTTATAACCAATACGCTACAGAAGAACAATTAA
- the pstS gene encoding phosphate ABC transporter substrate-binding protein PstS codes for MKNLALLILTVFILGACSNSSNKQGGEKAGIKNVTLTAAGATFPMPYYNMVFKDYTSEFGTLLTYGGIGSGGGIRSLTDKVVDFGATDAYLSDAKLAEMPAEVVHIPTVLGAVVIAYNLPGVDGLKLSDQLLEKIFMGEITNWNNPAIKANNEGLALPDMEITFVHRSDGSGTTYIFSDYMTKISTKWADAVGTGKSLQWPVGMGAKGNPGVAGTISQTEGAIGYIGSEYAFAQKIQTALVQNSAGNYIEPSIASVSAAAKAEIPADTRIMLTNSADPESYPISGFTWIILYKEQNYNGRSKDQALATVTFLDWLVSADAQGQAEKVHYAPLPDAAAEKAKAILRSVTFDGQSILK; via the coding sequence ATGAAAAATTTAGCCCTACTGATTTTAACAGTATTTATTCTGGGAGCTTGCTCTAACTCGTCAAATAAACAAGGTGGAGAAAAAGCCGGAATAAAAAACGTGACTTTAACAGCGGCGGGAGCTACTTTCCCGATGCCCTATTACAACATGGTTTTTAAGGACTACACTTCTGAGTTTGGCACACTGCTTACTTATGGCGGAATTGGTTCAGGTGGAGGTATCCGCAGTTTAACCGACAAAGTGGTTGACTTTGGTGCAACTGATGCCTATTTGAGCGACGCTAAACTGGCAGAAATGCCTGCTGAAGTAGTTCACATTCCAACTGTATTGGGTGCTGTTGTTATTGCTTATAACCTTCCTGGTGTTGATGGCCTCAAACTTTCAGACCAATTGCTGGAGAAAATCTTCATGGGAGAAATTACCAACTGGAACAATCCTGCAATTAAAGCCAACAACGAAGGTTTGGCACTTCCTGATATGGAAATTACTTTCGTGCACCGCTCGGATGGTAGTGGTACAACCTACATTTTTAGCGACTACATGACAAAAATTAGCACAAAATGGGCTGATGCTGTAGGAACAGGAAAATCGTTACAATGGCCGGTAGGAATGGGAGCTAAAGGAAATCCCGGAGTTGCCGGTACCATTAGCCAAACCGAAGGAGCCATTGGTTACATCGGTTCTGAATATGCTTTTGCTCAGAAAATCCAAACAGCATTGGTGCAAAACAGCGCAGGAAACTATATCGAGCCATCAATTGCTTCGGTTAGCGCTGCTGCAAAAGCAGAGATTCCTGCAGATACACGTATCATGTTGACCAATTCTGCCGATCCTGAATCATACCCGATCAGCGGATTTACCTGGATCATTCTTTACAAAGAGCAAAACTACAATGGGCGCTCAAAAGATCAGGCGCTGGCAACAGTTACTTTCCTCGATTGGTTGGTAAGTGCCGATGCACAAGGTCAGGCCGAAAAAGTACACTACGCACCGCTTCCTGATGCTGCTGCCGAAAAAGCCAAAGCGATTTTACGTTCGGTTACTTTCGACGGGCAATCCATATTGAAATAA
- the pstC gene encoding phosphate ABC transporter permease subunit PstC, producing the protein MTKVVLLLSSFVILFVAGGMIFSLVEGAIPAFKSFGLDFIWTNNWNPTEGKEDYGALPFIAGTIITSVAALIISLPLSFSVSLFLGEYYRGTKIAKVLGTMVDLLAGIPSIVYGLWGFYVLRPVLIDMGLPNQGFGIFTASIILAIMIIPYATSLSNEIITMVPNELKEAAYSLGATRSEVIFSVIVPSARSGIIAGYILSFGRALGETMAVTMLIGNANIVPEGFFGTGNTMASVIANQFGEADGLKLSSLIAIGLLLFLLTGIINTIGKFIIKRMG; encoded by the coding sequence ATAACTAAAGTAGTTCTCCTGCTTTCCTCGTTCGTTATACTTTTTGTAGCCGGAGGGATGATCTTCTCTTTAGTGGAAGGAGCTATTCCGGCATTTAAAAGTTTTGGTCTGGATTTTATTTGGACGAACAACTGGAATCCAACCGAGGGGAAAGAAGATTACGGGGCACTTCCGTTTATTGCAGGAACAATAATAACATCGGTAGCTGCATTAATTATCAGTTTACCGTTGTCGTTCTCGGTTTCACTGTTTTTGGGTGAGTACTACCGGGGAACGAAAATTGCAAAAGTTTTGGGTACCATGGTTGATTTACTTGCCGGAATTCCTTCAATCGTTTATGGATTATGGGGATTTTATGTACTACGTCCGGTACTGATTGATATGGGTTTACCCAACCAGGGATTTGGAATTTTTACAGCAAGTATTATCCTGGCAATTATGATCATTCCTTACGCCACATCGCTTAGCAACGAAATTATTACCATGGTGCCAAACGAATTGAAAGAAGCTGCATATTCCCTGGGCGCTACTCGTTCTGAAGTGATTTTCAGCGTGATCGTGCCATCGGCACGCTCGGGAATAATAGCCGGTTACATCTTATCTTTTGGACGGGCGCTTGGCGAAACAATGGCTGTAACCATGTTAATTGGAAACGCCAATATTGTTCCTGAAGGATTCTTTGGCACCGGAAATACTATGGCTTCTGTAATTGCCAACCAGTTTGGTGAGGCTGATGGTTTAAAGCTCAGCTCACTTATTGCAATTGGTTTGTTGTTATTCCTGCTTACCGGAATAATAAACACCATTGGCAAATTCATTATAAAACGAATGGGTTAA
- the pstA gene encoding phosphate ABC transporter permease PstA translates to MNSAAKITAANISQRTLKDKLFKGLVLVLSLVTISPIVLIIYKLVAKGYRQISLEFIIKTPPNTFEAMTAVSNGELIPGGIANGITGTLLMVGLASLIAIPVGVVTGIYLYENPGKLLANLTRNVSDVLQGVPSIVLGLIAYMWIVKPITSGFSALAGSVSLSIMMLPMIVRSTEETLKMIPQSIKEAAVALGVPYYKVILRVLIPTGFSGLLTGILLGISRILGETAPLMLTALGSSVINFDITKPTSAVPLLIWEFYNDPNMVDLIWSSSLLLMGMVLTLNLVSKRIAAGTK, encoded by the coding sequence ATGAATTCAGCAGCAAAAATAACAGCGGCAAACATTAGCCAAAGAACTTTAAAAGACAAGCTATTTAAAGGATTGGTACTCGTTTTATCACTAGTAACCATTTCTCCCATTGTTCTTATTATCTACAAACTGGTTGCAAAAGGTTATCGTCAAATCAGTTTAGAATTTATAATAAAAACACCTCCCAATACCTTCGAGGCAATGACTGCTGTAAGCAACGGCGAGTTAATACCGGGAGGTATCGCAAACGGAATTACCGGAACATTGTTAATGGTAGGCTTAGCTTCGCTTATTGCTATTCCCGTGGGAGTGGTTACCGGAATATACCTGTATGAGAATCCCGGTAAATTACTGGCAAATCTTACCCGAAATGTTTCGGATGTGTTGCAGGGTGTGCCATCTATTGTGTTAGGACTTATCGCTTACATGTGGATCGTTAAGCCCATAACCAGTGGGTTTTCTGCTCTGGCAGGTAGTGTGTCTTTGTCAATAATGATGTTGCCAATGATTGTGCGCTCAACCGAGGAAACGCTTAAAATGATTCCGCAGTCGATAAAAGAAGCGGCTGTTGCATTAGGTGTGCCTTACTATAAAGTAATTTTGCGCGTACTAATTCCAACCGGATTTAGTGGATTGCTAACAGGTATTTTGCTTGGAATATCACGCATACTTGGAGAAACAGCACCACTGATGCTGACAGCACTGGGTAGTTCAGTGATCAATTTCGACATTACCAAACCAACTAGTGCGGTGCCATTATTGATCTGGGAATTCTACAACGATCCGAATATGGTGGATCTGATCTGGAGCTCATCATTATTACTGATGGGAATGGTTTTAACCCTGAACCTGGTATCGAAACGAATAGCTGCCGGAACGAAATAG
- the pstB gene encoding phosphate ABC transporter ATP-binding protein PstB produces the protein MKTDTLNIKDPVLSISNLSVAYDKGNYAVKNVSADIKRNAVTAIMGPSGCGKSTMLRAINRMHELYEDIEIKGSVVLNGKDISDMPSIQLRRMAGMVFQRPNPFPTLSIYDNVVAGYKLNGIRLKKKERDEIVERSLRDVTLWDEVKDTLHKKGTFLSGGQQQRLCIARALAFDPEVILLDEPTSALDPVATSKIEDLLVKLKENYSILMVTHNMSQAARISDYSMFMYLGELVEYGKTKDMFTNPKDRRTEEYLTGKFG, from the coding sequence ATGAAAACAGATACATTAAATATTAAGGACCCTGTACTTTCCATAAGTAACCTATCGGTTGCGTACGATAAAGGAAATTACGCTGTAAAGAATGTTTCGGCTGATATTAAACGAAATGCTGTTACAGCAATAATGGGCCCGTCGGGATGTGGAAAAAGTACCATGTTGCGTGCCATTAACCGCATGCACGAGTTGTACGAAGACATCGAAATAAAAGGGTCGGTCGTATTAAACGGGAAAGACATCAGCGACATGCCATCCATTCAATTACGCCGAATGGCCGGTATGGTATTTCAGCGCCCAAATCCGTTTCCAACATTGAGTATTTACGACAATGTAGTGGCCGGTTATAAGTTGAACGGAATTCGACTGAAGAAAAAAGAGCGCGACGAAATTGTTGAACGATCATTACGCGATGTTACCCTTTGGGACGAAGTAAAAGATACATTACATAAAAAGGGCACATTTCTTTCGGGCGGTCAGCAGCAAAGGCTTTGTATTGCTCGTGCACTGGCTTTCGATCCTGAGGTGATTTTGCTTGATGAACCTACCTCTGCACTCGATCCTGTGGCAACTTCAAAAATTGAAGATTTGTTGGTTAAGTTGAAAGAGAATTATTCGATACTGATGGTGACACACAACATGTCGCAGGCAGCGCGAATCTCTGACTATTCTATGTTTATGTACCTCGGGGAATTAGTGGAATATGGAAAAACAAAAGATATGTTTACCAATCCAAAAGACCGGCGTACAGAAGAATACCTGACCGGTAAATTCGGTTAA
- a CDS encoding phosphate signaling complex PhoU family protein produces the protein MTLKKDDAISAIMSDFEDFANLVLHQLDILETLLSSGETKFPKDQSKELYENEDKLDKLEVKLSDKIINTITLYQPVASDIRKIMACYRIIISLERVGDMVINVLRFVETIKTPKVYNELSEVVSNMLIQSANMVSKSLLAFTNDDKDYAIWTIKNDSVVDELNKKMLKKAIKKSTSSNEEKQLLLSFINMNGMVTTIERIADQATNIAEAAIYSIEGKDIRHKDLK, from the coding sequence ATGACTTTAAAAAAGGATGATGCCATAAGTGCCATAATGAGTGACTTTGAAGATTTTGCCAACCTGGTGCTTCATCAACTCGATATATTGGAAACCCTTCTTTCATCAGGTGAAACAAAATTCCCGAAAGACCAAAGCAAGGAATTGTACGAGAACGAGGATAAACTGGATAAGCTAGAGGTTAAACTAAGCGATAAAATCATTAATACCATTACATTGTATCAGCCGGTGGCTTCCGATATACGTAAGATTATGGCCTGCTACCGAATTATCATAAGTCTTGAGCGGGTAGGCGATATGGTTATTAATGTATTGCGGTTTGTTGAAACCATAAAAACACCTAAAGTTTATAACGAACTTTCAGAAGTGGTTTCCAATATGCTCATTCAAAGTGCCAACATGGTAAGTAAATCTTTGCTTGCCTTTACAAACGATGATAAGGATTATGCCATCTGGACCATTAAAAACGATTCAGTTGTTGATGAGTTAAATAAAAAAATGTTGAAAAAGGCCATCAAAAAAAGTACATCTTCCAACGAGGAGAAGCAGCTGCTACTTAGTTTTATCAACATGAATGGCATGGTTACTACGATCGAGCGTATTGCCGATCAGGCAACCAACATTGCCGAAGCTGCTATTTATTCCATTGAAGGGAAAGATATACGACATAAAGATTTAAAGTAA
- a CDS encoding response regulator transcription factor, with protein MGSNPKILIVDDEKDLCEILEFNLSSEGFETSVAHSAEQALKLPLDEYDLLLLDVMMGEMSGYKMADKIRRELQLTVPIIFMTAKTAENDILTGFNVGGDDYISKPFSIKEMVARIKAILKRGRQNIKQNKVYKVEGLEVDANSKTVQIDNEPVNLTRKEFEIVTLLLKHRGQYIGRDDILNRVWNDDVIVTERNVDVNIARLRKKIGKYGQYIKGKSGYGYAFKEPKN; from the coding sequence ATGGGATCAAATCCAAAAATATTAATTGTTGACGACGAAAAAGATCTTTGTGAAATTTTAGAGTTCAACTTGTCGAGTGAGGGTTTTGAAACATCGGTGGCTCATTCAGCCGAACAGGCACTAAAACTGCCGTTGGATGAGTACGATCTTCTTCTGCTTGACGTGATGATGGGGGAAATGTCGGGGTACAAAATGGCGGATAAGATAAGAAGGGAATTGCAACTTACCGTTCCCATAATTTTTATGACAGCAAAGACCGCAGAAAACGATATCCTCACCGGATTTAATGTTGGGGGCGACGATTATATTTCAAAACCATTTTCTATTAAAGAAATGGTGGCACGCATAAAAGCCATATTGAAACGGGGGCGACAAAACATTAAGCAAAATAAGGTTTATAAGGTTGAAGGCCTTGAGGTTGATGCAAACAGTAAAACGGTACAGATTGACAACGAGCCCGTTAATCTTACCCGAAAAGAATTTGAGATAGTTACGCTTCTACTAAAACACCGCGGGCAATACATTGGACGAGATGATATACTTAACAGGGTATGGAACGACGATGTTATTGTTACCGAACGCAACGTTGACGTAAACATTGCCAGGTTAAGAAAGAAAATAGGAAAATACGGACAATATATAAAAGGGAAATCAGGCTATGGTTATGCTTTTAAAGAACCAAAAAACTGA